Proteins found in one Magnolia sinica isolate HGM2019 chromosome 5, MsV1, whole genome shotgun sequence genomic segment:
- the LOC131246794 gene encoding uncharacterized protein LOC131246794, whose protein sequence is MIPSAALKKKRKKLYKSDYRREGDRKMAVYTRIKRVTDPLDDRVKACICGRDHRTTGYASSGSEHEAEDSAFLSDLIHGFLEDDAGAHQPDDPEDSDGGDPGPEPTEMIKGLLNPTVDDPFRLSLKAQVTKALDAFSGVVSDGSLLRRAVMGFLRDSGYNAGICKTRWESSGGLTGGSYEFIDAVKWDGATWQRYLIDVGFAGQFEIARPTERYARLLQALPRVYVGRSEELRQIVRLVSDAARKSIKSRGLHLPPWRKNRYMQAKWLGPYRRTLNPVMGKTDCDRFAVKSRSVGFNAVTDTLPVKGKGGCFLLCEN, encoded by the coding sequence ATGATTCCATCGGCAGCTcttaaaaagaagaggaaaaagctATATAAATCCGATTACAGGAGGGAGGGTGACCGGAAAATGGCAGTTTATACACGGATCAAGCGGGTCACCGACCCGCTCGATGACAGGGTGAAGGCCTGCATCTGCGGGAGGGATCACCGGACAACCGGCTACGCCAGCAGCGGCAGCGAGCACGAAGCCGAGGACTCGGCTTTCTTATCCGATCTCATCCACGGTTTCTTAGAAGACGACGCCGGGGCACACCAGCCCGACGATCCGGAAGATTCCGACGGAGGCGATCCGGGTCCGGAACCGACGGAGATGATCAAAGGGCTTCTTAATCCAACGGTCGATGATCCGTTTCGGCTATCGCTCAAGGCGCAGGTCACAAAAGCATTGGACGCCTTCTCCGGTGTGGTGTCAGACGGATCGCTCCTCCGGCGGGCGGTGATGGGATTTTTGAGGGATTCCGGCTACAATGCAGGCATCTGCAAGACGAGATGGGAGAGCTCCGGCGGACTGACCGGCGGAAGCTACGAGTTCATCGATGCGGTCAAGTGGGACGGCGCCACGTGGCAGAGGTACCTGATCGACGTCGGTTTCGCCGGCCAGTTCGAGATCGCGCGGCCGACGGAGCGGTACGCACGGCTTCTGCAAGCGCTGCCGAGGGTCTACGTGGGGAGATCTGAGGAGCTGAGACAGATTGTACGGCTGGTATCAGATGCGGCAAGGAAATCAATCAAGAGCCGGGGGCTACACCTGCCGCCGTGGAGGAAGAACCGTTACATGCAGGCCAAGTGGCTGGGTCCGTACAGACGAACGTTAAATCCCGTGATGGGGAAGACGGACTGCGATCGGTTCGCCGTTAAGTCTCGGTCAGTGGGTTTTAACGCCGTTACGGACACGTTACCCGTGAAGGGGAAAGGAGGCTGCTTTCTTCTCTGTGaaaattga